From a region of the Microterricola gilva genome:
- a CDS encoding helix-turn-helix domain-containing protein has product MARDLSDVRFLTVAEVAAMMRVSKMTVYRLVHAGELPAIRFGRSFRVPESAVEDVVKHHVADSA; this is encoded by the coding sequence ATGGCCCGTGATCTTTCCGATGTGCGCTTTCTGACCGTTGCGGAAGTTGCGGCGATGATGCGCGTCTCGAAGATGACCGTTTACCGCCTGGTTCACGCGGGAGAACTGCCAGCGATCCGCTTCGGGCGCTCGTTTCGTGTGCCCGAATCCGCTGTCGAAGACGTCGTGAAACACCATGTCGCAGACAGTGCGTGA
- a CDS encoding potassium channel family protein: protein MVDRNKHDAPVLVIGLGRFGAATAGQLDRLGREVLVVDDSAALVQKWAERVTHAVQADARSIDALRQIGAQDFSVAVCAVGSSVEASVLITANLVDLGIPQIWAKAISQSHGKILERIGANHVIYPEAEAGERTAHLVSGRMLDFIEFDDDFALVKMYPPKPIRGMSLTDSGVRTKHRITVVGVKSPGRPFTYATADTVVSNHDLIIASGTEGDLERFAAL, encoded by the coding sequence TTGGTTGATCGCAATAAGCACGACGCCCCGGTGCTCGTCATCGGACTCGGTCGCTTCGGTGCCGCAACCGCCGGCCAGCTCGACCGGCTCGGTCGCGAGGTGCTCGTCGTCGACGACAGCGCCGCCCTCGTGCAGAAGTGGGCGGAGCGGGTCACGCACGCCGTCCAGGCCGACGCCCGCTCCATCGACGCACTGCGCCAGATCGGTGCCCAGGACTTCTCCGTCGCCGTCTGCGCCGTCGGCTCCTCTGTTGAGGCCAGCGTGCTGATCACGGCGAACCTCGTCGACCTCGGCATCCCACAGATCTGGGCCAAGGCCATCTCTCAGTCGCACGGCAAGATCCTCGAGCGCATCGGCGCCAACCACGTCATCTACCCCGAGGCCGAGGCCGGCGAGCGCACCGCGCACCTGGTGAGCGGCCGCATGCTCGACTTCATCGAGTTCGACGACGACTTCGCGCTCGTGAAGATGTACCCGCCGAAGCCGATCCGCGGCATGTCGCTGACCGATTCCGGTGTGCGCACCAAGCACCGCATCACCGTCGTCGGCGTGAAGAGCCCCGGGCGCCCGTTCACCTACGCGACGGCAGACACCGTGGTCTCCAACCACGACCTCATCATCGCTTCAGGCACCGAGGGCGACCTCGAGCGCTTCGCCGCGCTCTAG
- a CDS encoding ArsR/SmtB family transcription factor produces MADIFDVVADPTRRDILGILLEKHNTSADAAGEISVSEIVAELGLSQPTVSKHLKVLREAGLVAVREEGQHRYYHLDHSPLEAIEDWLIPFLSVDFDAVVREGDFADAGLKDEQRAFATALGKAFADTSVKVSAAVKDVAPKKWRRYE; encoded by the coding sequence ATGGCGGACATCTTTGACGTGGTAGCAGACCCAACCCGACGCGACATTCTTGGCATCCTGTTGGAGAAGCACAACACCAGCGCAGATGCCGCAGGGGAGATCAGTGTTTCGGAGATTGTCGCCGAACTCGGGCTGAGCCAGCCCACCGTCTCCAAGCACCTCAAGGTGCTGCGCGAAGCCGGGCTGGTCGCCGTGCGCGAGGAAGGGCAGCACCGCTACTACCACCTCGACCACTCGCCACTCGAGGCCATCGAAGACTGGCTGATCCCGTTCCTGAGCGTCGACTTCGACGCCGTGGTGCGCGAGGGCGACTTTGCGGATGCCGGCCTCAAAGACGAGCAGCGGGCGTTCGCGACCGCGCTCGGCAAGGCCTTCGCCGACACATCCGTCAAGGTCAGCGCCGCCGTCAAGGACGTCGCGCCCAAGAAGTGGCGTCGGTACGAGTAG
- a CDS encoding cation diffusion facilitator family transporter: MSASGGNRAIIAAFLANTGIAITKFIAAALSGSSSMLAEGVHSVADAGNQLLLLLGGRKAKRKANAEHPFGFGRERYVYAFVVSIILFSVGGVFSLYEGFSKLQDPHPLDPAWWWLPIVVLLIAIVLESFSLRTAVKESNHVRGKQGWVAFVRHAKAPELPVVLLEDVAALVGLVFALIGVGLTAITGNGVYDAVGTLFIGLLLIAVAIVLGIETKSLLVGEGANPADAVAIEDAILAGTEHEGIIHMKTLYLGPDELMVGAKIAFSAEKRFADVATGIDAIEARIRVAVPIARVIYLEPDVYSKFNGPNPPTDTFVIKGLE; this comes from the coding sequence ATGAGTGCATCGGGTGGAAACAGGGCGATCATCGCGGCCTTCCTCGCTAATACGGGAATCGCAATCACCAAATTCATTGCGGCGGCCCTATCGGGTTCGTCCTCAATGCTTGCCGAGGGCGTGCACTCCGTCGCGGATGCCGGCAACCAGCTGCTCCTGCTGCTCGGCGGCCGCAAGGCCAAGCGCAAGGCCAACGCCGAGCACCCGTTCGGCTTCGGCCGCGAGCGCTACGTCTACGCCTTCGTCGTCTCGATCATCCTGTTCTCCGTCGGTGGCGTGTTCTCGCTCTACGAGGGCTTCAGCAAGCTGCAGGATCCGCACCCGCTCGACCCGGCGTGGTGGTGGCTGCCGATCGTCGTGCTGCTGATTGCGATCGTGTTGGAATCGTTCTCGCTGCGCACCGCCGTCAAAGAGAGCAACCACGTGCGCGGCAAGCAGGGCTGGGTCGCGTTCGTCCGCCACGCCAAGGCGCCGGAACTGCCCGTCGTACTTCTGGAAGATGTGGCCGCTCTCGTCGGTCTGGTGTTCGCCCTCATCGGTGTCGGTCTGACGGCCATTACCGGGAACGGTGTCTACGACGCTGTCGGAACGCTGTTCATCGGTCTGCTCCTCATCGCCGTGGCGATCGTTCTCGGCATCGAAACCAAGAGCCTGCTGGTGGGCGAGGGCGCGAACCCGGCGGACGCCGTGGCCATCGAGGACGCCATCCTCGCGGGCACGGAGCACGAGGGCATCATCCACATGAAGACGCTCTACCTCGGCCCGGATGAGCTCATGGTCGGAGCCAAGATCGCGTTCTCGGCCGAGAAGCGCTTCGCCGATGTCGCCACCGGCATCGACGCCATCGAGGCTCGCATCCGCGTCGCCGTGCCGATTGCCAGGGTCATCTACCTCGAACCGGACGTCTACTCGAAGTTCAACGGGCCCAACCCGCCGACCGACACCTTCGTGATCAAGGGACTCGAGTAA
- the proC gene encoding pyrroline-5-carboxylate reductase, which yields MTTTHLPTIAFLGAGSMAGAVLAGLLKPEVVVDGGIRTTNRSAAKAAELAALDGVTAFATENDPEANRAAVRGAAIVVVAVKPAMVPDLLTEIADALEPGTLVVSVAAGVTIATFESLLPQGVAVIRSMPNTPAVVGRAVTGLSAGSRSSAEQLALAVALFETVGSVLVIPEEQIDALSTISGSGPAYVFYLIEQLTATAVAKGFTPEQAALMVNDTFLGASELLAASGENPAELRRRVTSPKGTTERAIAVLEGAGLTALFDEATDAALARARELAAG from the coding sequence GTGACTACAACACACCTGCCCACAATCGCGTTTCTCGGTGCCGGATCGATGGCCGGGGCCGTCCTCGCGGGGCTGCTGAAGCCCGAAGTCGTCGTCGATGGCGGCATCCGCACCACCAACCGCAGCGCCGCGAAGGCGGCCGAACTCGCCGCGCTGGACGGCGTCACGGCCTTCGCGACCGAGAACGACCCAGAGGCGAACCGCGCAGCCGTGCGTGGCGCTGCGATCGTCGTCGTGGCCGTCAAGCCGGCCATGGTGCCCGATCTGCTCACCGAGATCGCGGATGCGCTGGAACCGGGCACGCTCGTCGTCAGCGTGGCGGCCGGCGTCACGATCGCGACCTTTGAGTCGCTGCTGCCGCAGGGCGTCGCGGTGATCCGCTCGATGCCGAACACGCCGGCCGTCGTCGGCCGTGCCGTCACCGGCCTCTCCGCCGGCAGTCGGTCAAGCGCGGAACAGCTGGCGCTCGCCGTCGCGCTCTTTGAGACCGTCGGCTCCGTGCTCGTGATTCCCGAGGAGCAGATCGACGCCCTCAGCACGATCTCCGGGTCCGGGCCCGCCTACGTTTTCTACCTGATCGAGCAGCTCACGGCCACGGCGGTCGCGAAGGGCTTCACGCCGGAGCAGGCCGCGCTGATGGTCAACGACACCTTCCTCGGCGCCAGCGAGTTGCTCGCGGCATCCGGCGAAAACCCGGCTGAGCTGCGCCGCCGGGTCACCAGCCCGAAGGGCACGACGGAGCGCGCAATTGCCGTGCTGGAGGGTGCAGGCCTCACCGCGCTCTTCGACGAGGCGACGGATGCCGCTCTCGCCCGTGCCCGCGAGCTCGCCGCCGGCTAG
- a CDS encoding TrkH family potassium uptake protein, whose translation MGTAVRRQYAPLTLRSIPGRIRDGLSSFAGHSPSRFAIFIFTALVLLFTLLFSLPIAAADGKVTPLPDALFTAVSVICVTGLSTVNMATHWSDFGDVLVFIGVNIGGIGVLTLASILGMVISRRLGLRAKLMAASDTNPSRLHVGPVNEGQTVRLGEVGNLLATVAVSALAIEAIVALVLFPRMLAVQVPVGEAAWHSLYYAAMAFTNTGFNPNPEGLTPWADDFVFLSALMFGVILGAIGFPVIYAIARGWRKPRRWSVHVKLTLVTFGLLLVAGAALYILLEFDNPKTFGHDNAVDTIFQAFFLSAMTRSGGFSTINIADLHGSSLLVSGMLMFIGGGSASTAGGIKVTTLAVLFLAAFAEARGNESMEAFGRRIPRDILRLAVSVVLWGATIVAVSSIAILQITKAPFDFVLFDVISAFATCGLSTGLTAELPPEGVYVMALTMFMGRIGTVTLAAALASSVRRQLFKRPEERPIVG comes from the coding sequence ATGGGGACTGCGGTGCGCCGACAGTACGCCCCGCTCACGTTGCGCTCGATTCCAGGGCGCATTCGCGACGGGCTGTCTTCCTTCGCCGGGCATTCGCCGTCCCGTTTTGCGATCTTCATCTTCACGGCGCTCGTGCTGCTCTTCACGCTGCTGTTCTCGCTGCCGATCGCCGCGGCGGACGGCAAGGTCACCCCGCTGCCAGACGCGCTTTTCACCGCTGTCTCAGTGATCTGCGTCACCGGGCTCTCGACCGTCAACATGGCAACGCACTGGTCGGATTTCGGCGACGTCCTCGTCTTCATCGGTGTGAACATCGGTGGAATCGGCGTGCTCACGCTCGCGTCGATCCTCGGCATGGTCATCAGCCGCCGGCTCGGCCTGCGCGCCAAGCTGATGGCCGCCAGCGACACGAACCCCAGCCGCCTGCACGTCGGACCGGTCAACGAGGGCCAGACCGTTCGCCTCGGCGAGGTCGGCAACCTGTTGGCGACGGTCGCGGTGAGCGCCCTGGCCATCGAGGCCATCGTTGCGCTCGTGCTCTTCCCCCGCATGCTCGCCGTCCAGGTGCCGGTCGGCGAGGCGGCCTGGCACAGCCTGTACTACGCGGCAATGGCGTTCACGAACACGGGCTTCAACCCCAACCCGGAGGGGCTCACGCCCTGGGCAGACGACTTCGTCTTCCTCAGCGCCCTCATGTTCGGCGTCATCCTCGGAGCCATCGGCTTCCCCGTGATCTACGCGATCGCGCGCGGCTGGCGCAAGCCCCGCCGCTGGTCGGTGCACGTGAAGCTGACCCTGGTCACCTTCGGCCTGCTGCTCGTGGCCGGTGCCGCGCTCTACATCCTGCTCGAGTTCGACAACCCCAAGACCTTCGGCCACGACAACGCGGTCGACACGATCTTCCAGGCATTCTTCCTCTCGGCGATGACGAGATCCGGCGGCTTCTCGACGATCAACATCGCCGATCTGCACGGCTCCAGCCTGCTCGTCAGCGGCATGCTCATGTTCATCGGCGGCGGCTCGGCCTCCACCGCAGGCGGCATCAAGGTGACGACCCTCGCCGTGCTGTTCCTCGCCGCATTCGCCGAGGCCCGCGGCAACGAGTCGATGGAGGCCTTCGGCCGGCGCATCCCCCGCGACATCCTCCGCCTGGCCGTCAGCGTCGTGCTCTGGGGCGCGACGATCGTCGCCGTGTCGAGCATCGCGATCCTGCAGATCACCAAGGCGCCGTTCGACTTCGTGCTCTTCGACGTGATCTCCGCCTTCGCAACCTGTGGACTCTCGACGGGGCTCACCGCCGAGCTGCCGCCGGAGGGCGTCTACGTCATGGCCCTGACCATGTTCATGGGCCGCATTGGTACAGTGACACTCGCGGCAGCGCTGGCTTCCAGCGTGCGCCGCCAGCTGTTCAAACGCCCTGAAGAGAGGCCCATCGTTGGTTGA